In a single window of the Candidatus Binataceae bacterium genome:
- a CDS encoding 2Fe-2S iron-sulfur cluster-binding protein yields MARVRVIYETGEADKTIEFSPAQAPFQHDGEPGSLLDVLLGHGVHLDHACGGNCACTTCHVIVKAGGNALSEAEEREEDMLDRAPGLTPTSRLGCQAVIQDENADIVILVPRFTINQQVAESR; encoded by the coding sequence ATGGCACGAGTGCGAGTCATTTACGAAACCGGCGAAGCCGATAAAACGATCGAGTTCAGTCCCGCTCAAGCGCCGTTTCAACACGACGGCGAGCCGGGCTCGCTGCTCGACGTGCTGCTTGGCCACGGCGTCCATCTGGACCACGCCTGTGGCGGCAATTGCGCCTGCACCACCTGCCACGTGATCGTTAAAGCCGGCGGCAATGCTCTGTCGGAGGCGGAGGAACGCGAAGAGGATATGCTGGACCGGGCGCCCGGGTTGACCCCGACCTCGCGCCTGGGCTGCCAAGCGGTGATTCAAGACGAAAACGCCGACATTGTAATACTGGTTCCGCGCTTTACCATCAACCAGCAAGTCGCGGAGAGCCGCTGA
- a CDS encoding nuclear transport factor 2 family protein yields the protein MAHADSVRQVNAAFYRAFESLELAQMEAIWHRAPHIICIHPGWRPLLGWGPIMNSWEGIFASAFEVKVEVTEVQLTLDGGLAVIVVEETLTQRDYDGVSRATVLATNVFQLVGAQWKLILHHGSPVAMPSDAVPRVQ from the coding sequence ATGGCACACGCAGATTCGGTCCGGCAGGTTAACGCGGCTTTTTACCGCGCCTTCGAGAGCCTGGAGCTGGCGCAGATGGAGGCGATCTGGCATCGCGCGCCCCACATTATCTGTATCCATCCGGGTTGGCGTCCGCTCTTGGGCTGGGGCCCCATCATGAACAGTTGGGAAGGGATCTTCGCCTCCGCTTTCGAAGTCAAGGTCGAGGTGACCGAAGTCCAGCTCACCCTGGATGGCGGCTTGGCGGTGATAGTGGTGGAGGAAACCCTCACGCAGCGCGATTATGACGGGGTCAGCCGCGCCACGGTGCTGGCCACCAACGTATTCCAGCTCGTCGGCGCGCAGTGGAAGCTCATTCTCCATCACGGATCGCCGGTGGCGATGCCGTCCGACGCAGTGCCCCGGGTACAGTAG
- a CDS encoding acyl-CoA dehydrogenase family protein — MDFTFSPEQEAFRAQLRQWLRATKADIWGDTDEPVGGLEDAASDERWARLMRYHRALNAAGYVALHWPKQWGGAGAGLVEQVIYQDEVLAAGLPLYGANIIAIDRVGPTLIALGSDEQRKRYLPPMLTGEEIWCQGYSEPNAGSDLASLSTRAEVRPDRFIVNGQKVWTSLANRASMQVLLVRTDPKAPKHKGISYLIVDMRSPGITVRPLVQMTGEAGFNEIFYDNVEVPRENLVGELNAGWQVSLATLMYERISGGARHPVERMLEDLIALAREVSFDGVPAARHPYVRQRLAQFAIEARCLRLTRYRALTAMLREQVPGPESSFGKLAATELNLRIQNFASELLGPYAQLAPGAVGALQNGRWMGRMLGARANTIAAGSSEIQRNIIGERVLGLPKG, encoded by the coding sequence ATGGATTTCACCTTCAGCCCCGAACAGGAAGCCTTTCGCGCCCAACTGCGCCAATGGTTGCGCGCCACCAAGGCTGACATCTGGGGCGACACCGACGAGCCGGTGGGCGGGCTGGAAGATGCCGCCAGCGACGAGCGCTGGGCGCGTTTGATGCGCTACCATCGCGCGCTTAACGCCGCCGGCTACGTTGCTTTGCATTGGCCCAAGCAATGGGGTGGCGCGGGGGCGGGGCTGGTGGAGCAAGTTATCTACCAAGACGAAGTTCTGGCCGCGGGATTGCCGCTTTACGGCGCCAACATCATCGCTATCGATCGGGTCGGTCCTACCCTCATTGCCCTGGGCAGCGACGAACAACGCAAGCGTTATCTGCCGCCGATGCTCACGGGCGAGGAGATCTGGTGCCAAGGCTATTCGGAGCCCAACGCCGGCTCGGACCTCGCCAGTTTAAGCACTCGGGCCGAAGTGCGGCCCGACCGCTTCATCGTAAACGGCCAGAAGGTGTGGACCAGTCTGGCCAACCGGGCCAGCATGCAAGTACTGCTGGTGCGCACCGATCCCAAGGCACCCAAGCACAAGGGCATCTCTTATCTAATCGTGGACATGCGCAGCCCAGGCATTACGGTGCGCCCGCTGGTCCAGATGACGGGCGAGGCCGGTTTCAACGAAATTTTTTACGACAACGTCGAGGTGCCGCGCGAAAACCTGGTCGGAGAGCTTAACGCCGGTTGGCAAGTGTCGCTGGCCACGCTGATGTACGAGCGCATCTCGGGCGGCGCGCGCCATCCGGTGGAGCGGATGCTGGAGGACCTGATCGCGCTGGCGCGCGAGGTGAGTTTCGACGGCGTGCCCGCGGCACGCCATCCCTACGTACGCCAGCGCCTGGCTCAATTCGCGATCGAAGCGCGCTGCCTGCGCCTGACCCGCTATCGCGCGCTGACCGCGATGCTGCGGGAGCAGGTGCCCGGACCGGAAAGCTCGTTTGGCAAGCTGGCCGCCACCGAACTCAACCTGCGCATCCAAAACTTTGCCAGCGAGTTGCTGGGGCCTTATGCGCAACTGGCGCCGGGCGCGGTGGGGGCGTTGCAGAACGGCCGCTGGATGGGCCGGATGCTCGGCGCGCGCGCCAACACGATCGCCGCCGGCTCCAGCGAGATTCAGCGCAACATCATCGGCGAACGGGTACTGGGTCTGCCCAAGGGCTAG
- a CDS encoding molybdopterin cofactor-binding domain-containing protein codes for MSTAKGFSRRRFLKGSGALVVGFSFSSTLSQALAASEIFPTPNNAKLDSWLEIGADGNATVFTGKVDVGMGVSTAISQIVGEELYLAPQRVAVVMGDTARTPDQEGTGASTTLALGAKPLRNAAAQAHLIILQRAATRLKAPVEQLVCQDGIVSVRGDGARRVSYGKLAGDRRFNQKLRVSGGPAKLDVFGAAQPKSFKDYTVVGTSVPRLDVAPKVFGQFSYACDIRPRGMLHGRVIRPPVVGATVVSVDDSSLRDIPGIVKVVARQGFVGVVAQTEWSAIEAASRLKVNWNQPGTQLLPQEQLYDHMVTVAPKASKTTLSQGDVESALAGSKQRVEATYRWPMQSHVTMGPGCAVAWVRKDGSATVWTGAQKPPMLQRGLAGLLGVPPDQVRIVWVADAGSYGRPGYADAAADAVLLSKEVGRPVRVQWMRHDMTGWGTKAPAVVCKLRGAVDPAGKIAALDFESWAFSGDEVLPRYYHPGNLLAAQLIGIPNSTAGNEYAEYGRNATKYLVPALRARAHIVPPLYPQGSPLRTSHMRDPEGPQTTFAVESFIDELAAAAKVDPIEFRLRHFTDPRTVAVIQAAARRARWQTRPSPAPNPSGATVVAGRGIAVAPRHGEGYFPPTYLATIAEVEVDRATGAITVKRFVIAHDCGLIVNPAGLTGAIEANLIQSMSRALKEEATWDSHNVTSVDWRSYPIVRSPDVPEAIEVELIDRPELGPAGAGEPSSRCTAAAIANAIFDATGVRLRTVPMTPARLREAMAAA; via the coding sequence ATGAGCACCGCAAAAGGTTTTTCGCGCCGCCGCTTCCTCAAGGGAAGCGGCGCGCTGGTGGTTGGGTTCAGCTTTTCCAGCACGCTGTCCCAGGCGCTGGCGGCAAGCGAGATCTTTCCTACTCCCAACAACGCCAAGCTGGATTCCTGGCTGGAGATTGGGGCTGACGGCAACGCCACCGTGTTCACCGGCAAGGTCGATGTCGGGATGGGCGTTAGCACCGCGATCAGCCAAATCGTCGGCGAGGAGTTGTATCTGGCGCCGCAGCGGGTGGCGGTGGTGATGGGCGACACCGCGCGCACGCCCGATCAGGAGGGAACCGGCGCCAGCACGACCTTGGCCTTGGGCGCCAAACCTCTGCGTAACGCAGCGGCACAGGCCCATCTCATTATCCTGCAGCGCGCCGCCACCCGGCTTAAGGCACCCGTCGAGCAACTGGTGTGCCAGGACGGAATCGTCAGCGTCAGGGGCGATGGCGCGCGCCGGGTCAGCTACGGCAAGCTGGCCGGCGATCGCCGCTTCAACCAAAAGCTCAGAGTCAGCGGCGGGCCCGCCAAGCTTGACGTGTTCGGCGCGGCTCAGCCCAAAAGCTTCAAAGACTACACCGTGGTGGGGACCTCGGTGCCGCGGCTGGACGTTGCCCCCAAGGTGTTCGGACAGTTCAGCTACGCCTGCGATATCCGCCCGCGCGGCATGCTGCACGGCCGTGTCATCCGCCCGCCCGTGGTGGGCGCCACCGTGGTCAGCGTCGACGACAGCTCGCTACGCGACATTCCAGGTATCGTCAAGGTGGTGGCGCGCCAAGGTTTTGTAGGGGTGGTGGCACAAACCGAATGGAGCGCCATCGAAGCCGCCTCGCGGTTGAAAGTCAACTGGAACCAGCCCGGGACCCAGTTGCTACCGCAGGAGCAGTTATACGACCACATGGTCACGGTGGCGCCCAAGGCGAGCAAGACCACGCTCAGCCAGGGCGACGTCGAAAGCGCGCTGGCCGGCTCCAAGCAACGCGTCGAGGCAACCTATCGATGGCCGATGCAGTCGCACGTCACGATGGGACCCGGATGCGCGGTGGCGTGGGTGCGCAAGGACGGCTCGGCAACGGTGTGGACCGGGGCGCAAAAGCCACCGATGCTGCAGCGCGGCCTGGCCGGCCTGCTCGGCGTACCGCCCGACCAAGTGCGGATCGTGTGGGTGGCCGACGCGGGCTCGTACGGCCGCCCGGGCTACGCCGACGCAGCCGCCGACGCAGTTCTCCTTTCCAAGGAAGTAGGCCGTCCGGTGCGGGTACAGTGGATGCGCCACGACATGACCGGTTGGGGCACCAAAGCACCGGCGGTGGTCTGCAAGCTGCGCGGCGCAGTGGATCCCGCGGGCAAGATCGCGGCGTTGGACTTCGAGTCGTGGGCCTTTTCGGGCGACGAAGTGCTGCCGCGCTATTATCATCCCGGCAATCTGCTGGCAGCTCAGCTAATCGGCATTCCCAATAGCACGGCGGGCAACGAATACGCCGAGTACGGCCGCAACGCGACCAAATATCTAGTCCCGGCCTTACGCGCCCGCGCCCATATCGTACCGCCGCTCTATCCCCAGGGCTCGCCCTTGCGCACCAGTCACATGCGCGATCCCGAGGGACCGCAGACCACCTTCGCGGTGGAATCTTTCATCGACGAATTGGCGGCGGCCGCCAAGGTCGATCCGATTGAATTCCGCCTGCGCCATTTCACCGATCCGCGCACGGTCGCAGTGATCCAGGCGGCCGCCCGCCGCGCCCGCTGGCAAACTCGCCCCTCGCCCGCGCCCAACCCCAGCGGCGCCACCGTGGTGGCCGGTCGCGGGATAGCCGTGGCACCACGCCACGGCGAGGGGTACTTTCCACCCACCTATCTGGCCACTATCGCGGAGGTCGAGGTCGATCGCGCAACCGGCGCCATCACGGTCAAGCGTTTTGTCATCGCCCATGACTGCGGGCTAATTGTCAACCCCGCCGGCTTGACCGGTGCGATTGAAGCCAACCTGATCCAATCGATGAGCCGAGCGCTCAAGGAAGAAGCAACCTGGGACAGCCACAACGTCACCAGCGTGGACTGGCGCAGCTATCCGATCGTGCGCTCGCCTGACGTACCCGAGGCGATCGAAGTTGAGCTGATCGATCGGCCCGAGCTCGGCCCCGCCGGAGCCGGCGAACCTTCTAGTCGATGCACGGCGGCGGCGATCGCCAACGCTATCTTCGATGCCACTGGTGTGCGCTTGCGCACCGTGCCGATGACTCCGGCACGGCTGAGAGAGGCGATGGCGGCGGCTTAG
- a CDS encoding phospholipid carrier-dependent glycosyltransferase — protein sequence MLEELGAAAYPAGIVRNRWAIVLAMVALASIVTMNRLGHDICRGNEAIEAVLLQQMVEHGQMFPLENGQSPMYMPPLFHWTALAIHKLLDLHTVTPASFRLTSALYATGSVALVSGFSYGILGPDGAILAGLTLLGEHEFVRLGRLGRVDTTLAFYETLALLAFLWWLRAFPEEGQTRRVGAARLYFLGIVLGLAVLAKGPIGAGLPGLAMVIFLLVERRFIQALRQLRPLPVLLSLAVATSWYGACYLAGKQNFLHRLFDENMGHLMGWGWASMPPWFYLAPTLLSSLPLSLLVPIAVFFALFRNPPPPPYSTDDRLVAVQRRDASRLLAIYWLVALLFLSAAVYKSRWYMQPIWPASAIVLAWGVKRFAAYCKARYGFRRLETAYAAIALLAVLTNLFMIPLEERHECAKMSYRQTAQAILGVVKPGEPLYAAGFVDEDAAPLLFYLHRTAPFIPANLDGAPGGYIIIPARLWSPQRGTLAGFRVLLRSPHGRRQPVLLYHVASAPPAVSGGTAGGTPSRRAAPL from the coding sequence ATGCTTGAGGAGTTGGGCGCCGCCGCTTATCCGGCAGGCATAGTGCGCAATCGATGGGCGATCGTGCTCGCGATGGTTGCGCTGGCGTCTATCGTCACCATGAATCGCCTGGGTCACGACATCTGTCGCGGCAACGAGGCGATCGAGGCCGTGCTACTCCAGCAGATGGTCGAACATGGCCAGATGTTCCCGTTGGAAAATGGCCAATCACCGATGTACATGCCACCGCTGTTCCATTGGACCGCGCTGGCCATCCATAAGCTGCTCGACCTCCATACCGTCACCCCCGCTAGCTTCCGCCTTACCTCGGCCCTGTACGCCACCGGCTCGGTCGCGCTGGTGAGCGGTTTCAGTTACGGGATACTGGGTCCCGACGGCGCCATCCTCGCCGGCCTGACCCTGCTCGGCGAGCATGAATTCGTCCGCCTGGGACGATTGGGACGGGTTGATACCACCCTGGCGTTTTACGAGACCCTGGCGCTGCTGGCCTTTCTTTGGTGGCTGCGCGCGTTTCCCGAGGAGGGACAGACGCGTCGCGTAGGCGCTGCTCGACTCTATTTCTTAGGCATCGTGCTGGGCTTGGCGGTGCTGGCCAAGGGGCCGATCGGCGCCGGCCTGCCCGGATTGGCGATGGTGATCTTTTTGCTGGTCGAGCGCCGCTTCATCCAAGCCCTGCGGCAGCTTCGCCCCCTGCCCGTCCTGCTCAGCCTAGCGGTCGCCACGAGCTGGTACGGAGCCTGTTATCTGGCCGGCAAGCAAAACTTTCTACATCGGCTATTCGACGAAAACATGGGCCATCTGATGGGCTGGGGATGGGCCAGCATGCCACCCTGGTTCTATCTCGCGCCCACGCTGCTCAGCTCTCTGCCGCTCAGCCTGCTGGTGCCAATCGCGGTCTTTTTTGCCCTCTTCCGCAATCCGCCGCCGCCTCCCTATAGCACCGACGACAGGCTCGTCGCCGTGCAGCGCCGCGACGCCTCCCGCTTACTGGCTATCTACTGGCTGGTTGCGCTGCTCTTTCTGTCGGCCGCCGTGTACAAAAGCCGCTGGTACATGCAACCGATCTGGCCGGCCTCGGCGATCGTGCTGGCCTGGGGAGTCAAACGCTTCGCGGCCTATTGCAAAGCCCGCTACGGTTTCCGCCGACTGGAAACGGCTTACGCCGCCATCGCCCTGCTAGCGGTGCTGACCAATCTGTTCATGATTCCGCTGGAAGAGCGGCATGAATGTGCCAAGATGAGCTATCGGCAGACGGCGCAGGCGATTTTAGGAGTGGTCAAACCTGGGGAGCCGCTTTACGCGGCTGGCTTCGTCGATGAAGACGCGGCACCGCTGCTCTTCTACCTGCATCGCACCGCACCCTTCATCCCGGCCAACCTCGATGGCGCGCCGGGCGGCTATATCATCATACCGGCTCGCTTATGGTCACCTCAGCGCGGCACGCTGGCGGGCTTCCGGGTGCTCCTGCGCTCGCCTCACGGCCGGCGCCAACCAGTTCTGCTGTACCATGTCGCGTCCGCACCGCCGGCCGTCAGCGGCGGGACCGCGGGCGGCACCCCATCCAGACGCGCTGCCCCCCTTTAA
- a CDS encoding molybdopterin cofactor-binding domain-containing protein, giving the protein MDTTVSRRRFLKGTGALIIGFSFSGPLIQTLAQGATMAMPASGELDSWLAIDPDGNATVYSGKVDVGMGVKTGLIQIAAEELYLAPERVTIIMGDTARTPNQGGTGASTSISLGAKPLRNAAAEAHRILLNRAALKLGVAADQLVTHNGVVSVKDHPQRQIGYGKLVSDRSFNEPLKVKGKAATLDVFGAARPKDPKDYTVVGTSYPRVDVAPKVMGEFTYMVDVRVPGMLHGRVVRPPGAGATVTSVDEASLRAIPGIVKVVAHEGFVGVIANSEWAAIQGATQLKVNWSKPKANFIPMRDLYAHMLATPPQASQNPLKQGDVESALAGAHRRLAAQYDWPFQSHATMGPGCAVAWVRKNGQVTIWSGAQKPPVLRQGIASLLKVPPSQVRVIWVEDAGSHGRPGFADVAADAALLSQAVQRPVRVQWMRHDMTGWGTKAPAIVMKLRGGLTPEGRIAALDFESWGFSGAEISPHYDAAGNFLGAQLSGLPNTTSENEFYALYGRGSAAYITANQRAVAHIMPPLYPLGSPMRTSHLRDPEGPQTTFAVESFIDELAAAAGADPVDFRLRHLSDPRSQNVIRVAARAAGWDPRPSPAKNDGQQVAKGRGISFAPRGAAGFFPTTYVATVAEVEVDRTSGEVAVTRLVCAQDCGRIINPLALKGTVEGNLIQSMSRALVEEVTYDQNNVTSVDWRTYPIVRSPQLPKAVEVVLINQPEIEPAGAGEPSTRPTAGAIANAIYDALGVRVRSAPMTPARIKAALAGAA; this is encoded by the coding sequence ATGGACACGACCGTTTCACGCCGCCGGTTCCTCAAAGGCACCGGCGCACTGATCATTGGCTTCAGCTTCTCGGGCCCGCTTATCCAGACCCTGGCTCAGGGTGCGACGATGGCGATGCCGGCCAGCGGCGAACTCGATTCGTGGCTGGCGATCGACCCCGACGGCAATGCCACGGTGTACTCGGGCAAAGTGGATGTCGGGATGGGGGTCAAGACCGGGCTTATTCAAATCGCCGCCGAGGAACTCTACCTGGCGCCCGAGCGAGTCACGATCATCATGGGCGACACCGCACGCACGCCCAACCAGGGCGGCACCGGCGCCAGCACCTCGATCTCGTTGGGCGCCAAGCCGCTGCGCAACGCCGCCGCCGAGGCCCATCGCATCCTGCTTAATCGCGCCGCGCTTAAATTGGGGGTTGCGGCTGACCAATTGGTTACTCACAACGGCGTAGTCAGCGTCAAAGACCATCCCCAGCGTCAAATCGGCTACGGTAAGCTGGTTAGCGATCGCAGCTTCAACGAACCACTCAAGGTCAAGGGCAAGGCCGCCACGCTGGACGTATTCGGCGCGGCCCGGCCCAAGGATCCCAAGGATTACACCGTGGTGGGGACCTCCTACCCGCGGGTGGATGTGGCGCCCAAGGTGATGGGGGAGTTCACCTATATGGTCGATGTGCGGGTGCCAGGGATGCTGCACGGGCGGGTGGTACGGCCTCCGGGAGCTGGTGCGACCGTGACGAGCGTGGACGAAGCTTCCCTCCGCGCCATCCCAGGAATCGTCAAGGTGGTGGCGCACGAGGGCTTTGTGGGGGTAATCGCCAACAGCGAATGGGCGGCTATACAAGGTGCCACGCAGCTCAAAGTCAATTGGAGCAAGCCCAAGGCGAACTTTATCCCGATGCGCGACCTTTACGCGCACATGCTCGCCACGCCGCCTCAGGCCAGCCAGAATCCGCTCAAGCAAGGCGATGTCGAAAGCGCGCTGGCCGGGGCCCATCGTCGGCTGGCGGCCCAGTATGATTGGCCTTTCCAGTCCCACGCCACGATGGGGCCGGGATGCGCGGTGGCCTGGGTGCGCAAGAACGGCCAGGTGACGATTTGGTCGGGGGCGCAAAAGCCGCCCGTGCTGCGCCAAGGGATCGCCAGCCTGCTGAAGGTCCCGCCCTCGCAGGTGCGGGTAATCTGGGTAGAGGATGCGGGCTCCCACGGCCGGCCAGGTTTTGCCGACGTTGCCGCCGACGCCGCCCTGCTTTCGCAAGCCGTGCAACGCCCGGTGCGGGTGCAGTGGATGCGCCATGACATGACGGGCTGGGGCACCAAGGCGCCGGCAATCGTGATGAAGCTGCGCGGCGGGCTTACCCCAGAGGGCCGGATAGCAGCCCTGGACTTCGAATCGTGGGGCTTTTCGGGGGCCGAGATTTCGCCTCATTACGACGCCGCCGGCAACTTTCTGGGGGCTCAGCTAAGCGGGCTTCCCAATACCACCAGCGAAAACGAATTCTATGCCCTGTACGGACGCGGCAGCGCCGCCTATATCACCGCCAATCAGCGGGCGGTGGCTCATATCATGCCGCCGCTTTATCCGCTGGGTTCGCCGATGCGGACCAGTCACCTACGCGATCCCGAGGGACCGCAGACCACCTTCGCGGTGGAATCCTTTATCGACGAACTGGCAGCGGCGGCCGGCGCCGATCCGGTGGACTTTCGCCTGCGCCATCTGAGCGACCCCCGCTCGCAAAACGTGATCAGGGTGGCAGCCCGCGCTGCGGGCTGGGACCCCAGGCCCTCGCCGGCCAAGAACGATGGGCAGCAAGTCGCCAAGGGGCGCGGGATAAGCTTTGCCCCGCGCGGGGCGGCCGGCTTTTTTCCCACCACTTACGTGGCCACGGTGGCCGAGGTCGAGGTCGATCGCACAAGCGGCGAGGTCGCCGTTACTCGGCTGGTCTGCGCCCAGGATTGCGGGCGGATTATCAATCCGCTGGCGCTCAAGGGCACGGTGGAAGGCAACCTGATCCAATCGATGAGCCGGGCGCTCGTGGAGGAAGTCACCTACGACCAAAACAACGTGACCAGTGTCGACTGGCGCACTTATCCGATCGTACGCTCGCCGCAACTGCCCAAAGCGGTGGAGGTGGTGCTGATAAACCAACCCGAGATCGAGCCGGCGGGCGCGGGCGAACCTTCCACCCGCCCCACCGCCGGCGCGATTGCCAACGCGATTTACGACGCGCTCGGGGTGCGGGTGCGCTCGGCTCCGATGACTCCGGCGCGAATCAAGGCGGCCTTGGCGGGAGCCGCGTGA
- a CDS encoding (2Fe-2S)-binding protein: MARISLKVNGRTRTIEADPKMPLLYALRNNLALKNPRFGCGLAQCGACTVLLDNQPIRSCSFPTLAARGHEVVTLEGIGTPQHPHPIQKAWIAEEAMQCGYCINGWIMSAKALLDRNPNPSDSEIRQAFAGLICRCGAQTAMFRAVRRASQEMREA, from the coding sequence ATGGCGCGAATCTCGCTTAAGGTAAACGGCCGCACGCGCACAATCGAAGCGGATCCGAAGATGCCGCTGCTCTATGCCCTGCGCAACAATTTGGCTCTCAAGAATCCGCGCTTTGGCTGCGGCCTGGCCCAATGCGGAGCGTGCACGGTGCTGCTGGACAACCAGCCGATTCGTTCCTGCTCCTTCCCCACCCTGGCGGCGCGCGGCCATGAGGTGGTGACGCTGGAGGGAATCGGCACGCCCCAGCATCCCCATCCGATCCAGAAGGCTTGGATCGCGGAAGAAGCGATGCAATGCGGCTACTGTATCAACGGCTGGATAATGAGCGCCAAGGCTTTGCTGGATCGCAATCCCAATCCCAGCGATAGCGAAATCCGCCAAGCCTTCGCCGGTCTAATTTGCCGATGTGGCGCGCAGACTGCGATGTTCCGCGCGGTGCGGCGCGCCTCGCAGGAAATGCGGGAGGCTTAG
- a CDS encoding alpha/beta hydrolase, with protein sequence MPLDPQARALLDAMKALGAPDITTLTPEQARAAGEARLKTRRRYWTPVAKCQNATVPGPDGPIPVRIYTPAQSGELSALVFFHGGGFVVGSLEGCDPLCNFLADGAGCVVVSVDYRLAPEHKFPAAPQDCLAVTQWVAANARKLHCNPRQIGVGGESAGATLAAVVALAARDRGGPRLAFQLLLYPVTDATMQSPSYQSNGEGYFLTRDMMAWFWNHYLDPKDDRTNPFISPLHAKSLQGLPPALILTAEFDPLRDEGEAYAEKLDRAGVPVVCTRYPGMIHGFIGFADSLDMGRRAIAQLTSHLRAGFSGYM encoded by the coding sequence ATGCCATTAGATCCGCAAGCGCGAGCCCTGTTGGACGCGATGAAAGCGCTGGGCGCACCCGATATCACTACCCTGACGCCCGAGCAGGCGCGGGCAGCGGGCGAGGCTCGGCTCAAGACCCGGCGCCGCTACTGGACACCGGTGGCGAAATGCCAAAACGCGACGGTGCCAGGTCCCGACGGTCCCATCCCGGTGCGAATCTACACGCCGGCTCAATCGGGCGAACTGTCGGCGCTGGTTTTTTTTCACGGCGGCGGCTTCGTGGTGGGCAGCCTGGAGGGCTGCGACCCGCTGTGCAACTTTCTGGCCGACGGCGCCGGATGCGTGGTGGTATCGGTGGATTACCGCCTGGCGCCCGAACACAAATTTCCCGCCGCGCCACAGGATTGCCTGGCCGTTACGCAATGGGTCGCGGCCAACGCCCGCAAATTGCATTGCAACCCCCGTCAGATTGGGGTGGGCGGCGAGAGCGCCGGCGCAACCCTAGCGGCGGTGGTGGCGTTGGCCGCGCGCGATCGGGGCGGCCCGCGCCTGGCCTTCCAGTTGCTGCTCTATCCGGTGACCGATGCCACCATGCAATCACCCTCTTACCAAAGCAACGGCGAGGGCTATTTTCTAACCCGCGACATGATGGCCTGGTTCTGGAACCATTATCTCGACCCCAAAGATGACCGCACCAATCCCTTCATCTCACCGCTCCACGCCAAGAGTTTGCAAGGCCTGCCCCCGGCGCTGATCCTCACCGCCGAATTCGACCCGTTGCGCGACGAGGGCGAGGCCTACGCCGAGAAGCTGGACCGAGCCGGCGTGCCGGTGGTCTGTACCCGCTATCCGGGGATGATTCACGGTTTTATCGGCTTCGCCGACAGCCTTGACATGGGACGGCGGGCGATAGCCCAGCTCACCTCCCATCTGCGCGCCGGCTTCAGCGGCTATATGTAA
- a CDS encoding FAD-dependent oxidoreductase, which yields MAASANRSDYHGVIERIVDHPAQTRSFFIRLPKERALGFIPGQFISLVLPLGDKPALRPYSIASDPEHGDLLEIVLNLVPGGLGSAYLFARRVGEELTFTGPYGLFTLEHAPTVETVFVAQETTIAPIRPMIRRALAEEGSAGLHLLYAAPREQNLLYREELMALARRHPRLRFDPVITQEPSWPGMRGPLREHLRALYLDADDRRDRQFYLCGVGPEVLTMRDLLRQNGYARKAVQYEKW from the coding sequence ATGGCAGCGAGCGCCAACCGGTCGGATTACCACGGCGTCATCGAGCGCATCGTGGACCATCCGGCGCAGACTCGATCATTCTTCATCCGCTTGCCCAAGGAGCGCGCCCTCGGCTTCATTCCCGGGCAGTTCATTTCGCTTGTCTTACCCTTGGGCGACAAGCCGGCGCTGCGCCCCTATTCCATCGCCTCCGATCCCGAGCATGGCGATCTGTTGGAGATAGTGCTCAACCTGGTACCCGGAGGGTTGGGGTCGGCCTATCTGTTCGCGCGCCGAGTGGGCGAGGAGCTGACCTTCACCGGTCCCTACGGCCTATTTACCTTGGAGCACGCGCCCACGGTCGAGACCGTATTTGTCGCTCAGGAGACCACGATCGCACCGATCCGACCAATGATCCGCCGCGCGCTGGCCGAAGAGGGTAGCGCTGGGCTCCATCTGTTATACGCGGCGCCACGCGAGCAGAATTTGCTTTATCGCGAGGAGTTGATGGCTTTGGCGCGCCGCCATCCGCGCTTGCGTTTCGATCCGGTGATCACGCAAGAGCCCTCATGGCCGGGGATGCGCGGGCCGCTGCGCGAGCATCTGCGCGCCCTTTACCTCGACGCCGACGATCGGCGCGATCGCCAGTTCTATCTGTGCGGAGTGGGGCCGGAAGTTTTAACGATGCGCGACCTGCTGCGCCAAAACGGCTACGCGCGCAAGGCGGTGCAGTACGAAAAATGGTAG